Within Cyprinus carpio isolate SPL01 chromosome A7, ASM1834038v1, whole genome shotgun sequence, the genomic segment AAGGAGAAGGGAACTAAGAAAAAGAGAGAGTATGTGCCCCAGAAGAGGTCTGGAGGTTACGCTGTACTGCTCACTTTGTATAGACACGCACAGGTAAAACGAGCACGtttattttcatctcattttatgttatatttatgtaaattgtcaaaactaagatatgctaaaaaaaaaaaaatggcgggTACTAACTCACTCTATAAAATGTAAGGGTAAGTTTTtcccttgttgtttttttagatgcCTGGCAGTAAAGGCTTCATGTTTAGGAATGAACTACAAACTGAGGCACAACCCTTGTGTGAGAAGTCCTTCACAGTGGTAAGGCAAACAGCTCACTTCTGCACAAGACTCACTGTAACCACTGCTCGTACCTTAAGTATGTTGTTGTCCCCTACTCATAGCCGGATCTTGGTAGCAAGTACACGGCATGGTCCTCGGTGAGCACACTCATTCAGAAAGACCTTCTGGTGAAGACACACAATCCTGCTAGGTGAGATGTAAACTGCAATCCCAGCCCTGGATTTCTGCTTTACCTTGAGTTCAGTCGCTCATCTCTGTCTTTCTATGTTTTATTTCAGGTATTCATTGACCGATCAGGGTCTGGCTCTAGCCGAGAGGCTGGATTCTGAAGAGACGGGGATGGCTAAAGAACATGGGGAGCAAATGAGTGGAGAGGAGGACTCTCGGGATGGACCAGACGTTGTAGACCTGACTTtagtggaggatgaggaggagcagGAAGACAAAGAGAGCTGGTGAGTAGAAGCAGGTTGGCTTTTGCAGAAGTGCAAAGATGTGCccaaaatgttttgcatgttgGGAGGGTATGAAGCAGTGCCACTAGTGGCATATTAACTGTATAAACTTTCATCTGCCAGTAGGTCCAGCAAGACTTCAGAAAGGCTTGCAACAGCTCTTTCTGTAAACCAGGCCACAGGTCACATCTCTGAATCAGATGCCGCAGGAAAATCTCAGACCCTAGAGACGGGGAGAACAGCAATGGGTTGGCATCTTCCACCTGGCTCTTACGACATTGTGTTGTGTGTCGACGTCATCGAAACAACAGGGTAAGAGGAAAAGAGACTGAATTTTCTCTAATGAATTGTCttttataaaacagaaattaGTTAGTAGAATTATATCACAGTGATATTCTGAACTCAAAAGGGAAGCAGTGGGCGCAAACAAGAATTGGTTAAGGAACTGCAAAGGAATTGTGTGACCTTTGACATCAGAAAACTGAATGTGGGCGATTTCCTTTGGGTGGCGCGTGAGAAAGTGACACCTGTTCCTGGTAAGTCAACTAGCAATTTTTCCTTTGTTTAACAGAGATTCAGGACTAGTTAATAACCAGCAGAGGGCATTGTTGCTCTTAGAAGAAATGCACAATAAAAGTTTAGTAGGtcaaatgaagacatttatatAATGTTGTTCTCAACCCTTCTAAGCTGATATGTACTTCTGTTGTAATAAAAAGTGTAATGTtgtacatctttatttttatttatttattttacattttaattaaaattatgtcaatatagcaatttaacagtttaaagtaatagttcatcccaaaaatgaaaatttactcatcttcagttcatccaagatatagatgagtttgtttcttcattggaacaaattggattattgtgatgtttttctcagctgtttggactctcatgctgacggcacccattcactgcagaggattcattggtgaacaagtgacgtaatgctaaatttctccaaatctgttccgatgaagaaacaaattcattaacattttagatggcctgagggtggttCAGTTTTATGCTAATTTTTATTtgtggttgaactattcctttaaataattttaagactttttgcCCCACTTTTTGATGATTGCAGAGGCCCCCTAGTTGAGAAACACTGTTTTAATAGATTCAATccattaagtttattattattattattattattattattattattattattattataaaggttCAACATGTACAAATTCCAAAAAATTGTGTCCTCCTTCAGGACAGCTGCGTCCACCTGTGGGGAAAGAGCTGgtacttgattacataattgagAGGAAGAGGATGGATGATCTGTGTGGAAGCATTATAGATGGACGCTTCAGAGAGCAAAAGGTTTGaaacatgatatataaatatgaaaatgaaccTCGAATCCCTTTTTTCTCGATAACCTGCTCTATTTATCTGCTTTCTAGATATAATGAAAAGAATTGAgaattcatttgtgttttattattttcctatttattttttcctttcacatTCTCATGCTTAGTTTCGACTGAAGAGGTGTGGTCTGCGTAAGCCCATTTATCTAGTGGAGGAGTGCGGATCAGCGGCGGCTCATCTCAGTATACCTGAGAGCACATTACAACAAGCTATAGTCAATACACAGGTATACAGCAGGCCATACAGAGCATCATGAAATAGTGGATGACGATGATGATGTGCTTGTATAAGTGTGTAATTCACAGGTGGTTGACGGCTTCTTTGTGAAGCGTGTACAGGATGTGAAAGAGTCTGCTGCTTACCTCACCATCATGACCAGATACCTCCAGAAACTCTACCATGTATGTTTTACAGTCAAATCAATGCAGCATGCGTGAAGCACTTCTTAATTCATGTCAGGATTTTTTGTGCTTaatttttgagacttttttttattttattttttattgtcagaATTGCACATTATTCTGTCACTCCAGAGAACTGGAGGGCGATGGAGGAGATGAGAGTGAGCAAACGGCAAACCTCTCTTGTTCTCTCATGGCCTTCACAGAATTTAACTATGGGGCTATTAAGAACAAGGTAATGTCAACAAATCATTTGATATTTGAGAAAGTAGGgttgcactgatattaaaattatgcCCGATATGATTTCatgataacatgaaaataattattgctgGTATGATGAATGACTATTAAAAAAtctgtactaaaataaaaatatagcactAAAAGTTTAAATTGGTATTGTGACGCATAAGTGAATTTAGacatcacaatattatattatacattatggttaaatattcattttgaaatgagaAAGTCCTGAAAACAGCCTTTGTTGAAAGAacatttaaagaattaaaaaaatatatatatatttttcatcataAATCTTACTATTATTTCTAATCAAGATCTCTGTCTCATGCAAACACAGTGCCAGACAGTGCGGGAAGTATTTGCACGACAGCTTATGCAGATCAGTGGAGTCTCTGGTGATAAAGCAGCCGCTGTTCTTGAACACTACAGCACAGTCAGCAGGTGTGACTCACTCTCCACTTTTGCAGGAACCCTCATCATTAAAACTAATTTACATTCCACTATCACAGACACTCACTCATTAAATGACTGTCTACCGTCCTGctgtcacagacacacactcattaaATCACTCATTTGTATTCTACTATACCAGACATTTACTCACTGTATGATATGAAAATTACTGTGTTCTATAACAACTGATTGGTAACACATACAGACGACATTGTCATAAAACCCATTGGTTTGCTTAATCATCTGGAAAAGCCTATTGGCTTTTgcttgatttttattctttttttttttttaaatcattcattctTTCTGTAGTTTATTGCAAGCATATGATCGGTGCTCCAGTGAATCAGAAAAAGAGAAGCTGCTTTCATCCATCAAATATGGAAAACTCAAAAGGtttttgttctttaatttgtttgtactatatctatctatctatctatctatctatctgtatgtattTGAATTATACTGCTTTTCTGCTAagaata encodes:
- the mus81 gene encoding LOW QUALITY PROTEIN: crossover junction endonuclease MUS81 (The sequence of the model RefSeq protein was modified relative to this genomic sequence to represent the inferred CDS: inserted 2 bases in 1 codon) translates to MFYANMPTDQVCLGRKRPVPSCPNPLFLQWLTELRDSAKEKGLKTQYVYQKAINSLXKYPLPLKNGKEAKILQNFGDGICKILDERLQKHYREHGSDAPIHLATSCQGSNVASSKQMEEPRKEPSGNLSEPMKRTQREVRKEKGTKKKREYVPQKRSGGYAVLLTLYRHAQMPGSKGFMFRNELQTEAQPLCEKSFTVPDLGSKYTAWSSVSTLIQKDLLVKTHNPARYSLTDQGLALAERLDSEETGMAKEHGEQMSGEEDSRDGPDVVDLTLVEDEEEQEDKESWSSKTSERLATALSVNQATGHISESDAAGKSQTLETGRTAMGWHLPPGSYDIVLCVDVIETTGGSSGRKQELVKELQRNCVTFDIRKLNVGDFLWVAREKVTPVPGQLRPPVGKELVLDYIIERKRMDDLCGSIIDGRFREQKFRLKRCGLRKPIYLVEECGSAAAHLSIPESTLQQAIVNTQVVDGFFVKRVQDVKESAAYLTIMTRYLQKLYHNCTLFCHSRELEGDGGDESEQTANLSCSLMAFTEFNYGAIKNKCQTVREVFARQLMQISGVSGDKAAAVLEHYSTVSSLLQAYDRCSSESEKEKLLSSIKYGKLKRNLGPALSRTIYQLYCTRGPLS